One Microlunatus soli genomic window carries:
- the tig gene encoding trigger factor: MPSTVEQLSPSRVKITVEVPFGDLKPNMDKAYRDLASQVQIPGFRKGKVPPRILDQRFGRGAILSEALNDAIPDLYNSAVTDNKLNPLAQPEVEVTKLEDGDLVEFTAEVDVRPEFDVPAFNTVTATVDAIEISDEAVEQRLESLRGRFGSMEDVDRPVEDGDHLTIDLVARKDGEVLEDANVSDISYEVGTGRMVDGLDEAVIGLSAGESKTFTSTLVGGPLKDEEAEIEVTVKKVQIQDLPAADDEFAQLASEFDTIEELREDQKKELVQTGRVEQANAARDAVLEALIGQVDAEVPEGVVNSEIEARKEQINNQLAQAGLTLERYLEEADEDDEDAPKDVESFWADTEKRAADALKAQMILDKIADDRELGVEQEELTQFIVRRAQASGVSPDQEVQHMLEHNHVPEYMGEIRRAKVLDLIMSEATVTDSNGEKIELANLQPDGSIADPAELAAKAAAEAAAASESDDSETVEGETVEGEESEEAKA; the protein is encoded by the coding sequence GTGCCCAGCACCGTCGAGCAGTTGAGCCCGTCGCGGGTGAAGATCACGGTCGAGGTCCCGTTCGGTGACCTCAAGCCGAACATGGACAAGGCCTACCGTGACCTCGCGTCGCAGGTGCAGATCCCCGGCTTCCGTAAGGGCAAGGTGCCGCCGCGGATCCTGGACCAGCGGTTCGGCCGCGGTGCGATCCTGTCCGAGGCGCTGAACGACGCCATCCCGGATCTCTACAACTCCGCGGTCACCGACAACAAGCTGAACCCGCTGGCTCAGCCGGAGGTCGAGGTCACCAAGCTGGAGGACGGTGACCTGGTCGAGTTCACCGCCGAGGTCGACGTCCGGCCCGAGTTCGACGTGCCGGCCTTCAACACCGTCACCGCCACCGTCGACGCGATCGAGATCAGCGACGAGGCCGTCGAGCAGCGGCTGGAGTCGCTGCGTGGCCGGTTCGGCTCGATGGAGGACGTCGACCGACCGGTCGAGGACGGCGATCACCTGACCATCGACCTGGTCGCCCGCAAGGACGGCGAGGTGCTGGAGGACGCCAACGTCTCCGACATCTCCTACGAGGTCGGCACCGGCCGGATGGTCGACGGCCTGGACGAGGCCGTCATCGGCCTGTCCGCCGGGGAGTCCAAAACCTTCACCTCGACCCTGGTCGGCGGTCCGTTGAAGGACGAGGAAGCCGAGATCGAGGTGACGGTCAAGAAGGTCCAGATCCAGGATCTGCCGGCCGCCGACGACGAGTTCGCCCAGTTGGCCAGCGAGTTCGACACCATCGAGGAACTGCGCGAGGACCAGAAGAAGGAGCTCGTGCAGACCGGTCGGGTCGAGCAGGCCAACGCCGCCCGGGACGCCGTCCTGGAGGCGCTCATCGGCCAGGTCGACGCCGAGGTCCCCGAGGGTGTGGTGAACTCCGAGATCGAGGCCCGCAAGGAGCAGATCAACAACCAGCTCGCGCAGGCCGGCCTGACCCTGGAGCGCTACCTGGAAGAGGCCGACGAGGACGACGAGGACGCTCCCAAGGACGTCGAGTCCTTCTGGGCCGACACCGAGAAGCGGGCCGCGGATGCGTTGAAGGCGCAGATGATCTTGGACAAGATCGCCGACGACCGCGAGCTCGGCGTCGAGCAGGAGGAACTGACCCAGTTCATCGTGCGTCGGGCCCAGGCCTCCGGGGTCAGCCCGGACCAGGAAGTCCAGCACATGCTGGAGCACAACCACGTGCCGGAGTACATGGGTGAGATCCGTCGCGCCAAGGTGCTGGATCTGATCATGTCCGAGGCGACGGTGACCGACAGCAACGGCGAGAAGATCGAGCTGGCCAACCTGCAGCCCGACGGCAGCATCGCCGACCCGGCCGAGCTGGCCGCCAAGGCTGCTGCCGAGGCCGCCGCGGCCTCGGAGTCGGACGACAGCGAGACCGTCGAGGGCGAGACCGTCGAGGGCGAGGAGAGCGAAGAGGCCAAGGCCTGA
- a CDS encoding VOC family protein, giving the protein MAGIRGFTGWLGVVLGSPDPPALARFYQSLLGWEIASEEPGWVTMAMRDADGKPTWSNLAFQLEKIYQRPVWPNAEGQQQMQFHLDVGVKDVAAAVEDAQALGAELADFQPQDDVRVMLDPDGHPFCLYLDV; this is encoded by the coding sequence ATGGCAGGTATCCGTGGATTCACCGGCTGGCTCGGCGTGGTGCTCGGCAGTCCCGATCCGCCGGCGCTGGCCCGCTTCTATCAGTCGCTGCTGGGCTGGGAGATCGCCAGCGAGGAGCCCGGCTGGGTGACGATGGCGATGCGGGACGCCGACGGCAAGCCCACGTGGAGCAACCTCGCGTTCCAGTTGGAAAAGATCTACCAGCGCCCGGTCTGGCCCAATGCCGAAGGTCAACAGCAGATGCAGTTCCATCTCGATGTCGGCGTCAAGGATGTTGCCGCAGCGGTCGAGGACGCGCAGGCACTGGGTGCGGAGTTGGCCGACTTCCAGCCGCAGGACGATGTCCGGGTGATGCTCGACCCGGACGGGCATCCGTTCTGTCTCTACCTGGACGTCTGA
- a CDS encoding alpha/beta fold hydrolase, protein MTDRAVPTDRPAPTDRLDEFGGRQVRWLRRPGSGVPVLLLGGCGVPYPMWHEVLAASPDADLIRMDRPGMSGSRWPGVLPTLAAEVGTLAGLITAVGEPVIIVGHSMAGPHAEALARRHPTLVTGIALLDGSLSWRPRPSRAELGWLAASRLLRVRPKVPLVPEVTVKLQRQLAAAQSVRSDPESMAALNDTYRDRQTLAMVAAESAAYGRQLTDLARLRRSVPMPEVPVLVLTAADGGPRNWVEDQARLATLLGGRQRVLQHCRHLIMLDRPDAVAQAIADLQQQATTNGFGHRGGQP, encoded by the coding sequence GTGACCGACCGGGCGGTTCCGACCGATCGGCCCGCTCCTACCGACCGGCTCGACGAGTTCGGCGGCCGTCAGGTGCGCTGGCTGCGACGTCCCGGTTCGGGTGTCCCGGTGCTGTTGCTGGGCGGCTGCGGGGTGCCGTACCCGATGTGGCACGAGGTGCTGGCCGCCAGCCCGGACGCCGACCTGATCCGGATGGATCGGCCGGGGATGTCGGGCAGCCGCTGGCCGGGCGTGCTGCCGACCCTGGCCGCCGAGGTCGGCACTCTGGCCGGTCTGATCACCGCGGTCGGCGAACCGGTGATCATCGTCGGCCATTCGATGGCCGGCCCGCACGCCGAGGCCCTGGCGCGCCGGCATCCGACGCTGGTCACCGGGATCGCCTTGCTGGACGGGAGCCTGAGCTGGCGACCACGACCCAGCCGGGCCGAGCTGGGTTGGCTGGCGGCCAGCCGACTGCTGCGGGTGCGGCCCAAGGTGCCGCTGGTGCCGGAGGTGACCGTGAAACTGCAGCGACAGCTGGCGGCGGCCCAGAGCGTACGGTCCGATCCGGAGTCGATGGCCGCTCTCAACGACACCTACCGCGATCGGCAGACGCTGGCCATGGTCGCAGCGGAGTCGGCAGCGTACGGCAGGCAGCTCACCGATCTTGCCCGGCTGCGGAGGTCCGTTCCGATGCCGGAGGTGCCGGTCCTGGTGCTGACCGCCGCCGACGGCGGACCGCGGAACTGGGTCGAGGATCAGGCCCGGCTGGCGACCCTGCTCGGCGGTCGGCAACGGGTGCTGCAGCACTGTCGCCATCTCATCATGCTGGATCGCCCCGACGCGGTCGCACAGGCGATCGCCGACCTGCAGCAGCAGGCGACGACGAACGGGTTTGGCCACCGCGGCGGGCAACCGTAG
- a CDS encoding sugar phosphate isomerase/epimerase family protein: MTTPEISVQLYSIHPELEADLDGSLKKLADIGLKTVEAFDFVRRADELKASFDSYGLSAPTAHAILIEDAGVATPDGLLTVPPPEETFAAANKLGIQVVIDPFVAPDRWATLEDVQRNAAKLNERAAQAKEFGLKVGYHNHDHELTTKIDGRPVLEVFAELLDPEVLLEVDLYWAFAGGADLQALLTKLGDRVIAVHVKDGPMRPGISAKELPKDQQPAGQGDVPLAEVLTAGLHIPYAVIEYDHYEGDTFEAIAESYKFLTDTLK, translated from the coding sequence GTGACCACTCCTGAGATCTCCGTACAGCTGTACTCCATCCATCCCGAGCTGGAGGCCGACCTCGACGGTTCGCTGAAGAAGCTGGCCGACATCGGGCTGAAGACGGTCGAGGCCTTCGACTTCGTACGGCGGGCCGATGAGCTGAAGGCGTCGTTCGACTCCTACGGGCTGAGCGCGCCGACCGCGCATGCAATCCTGATCGAGGACGCCGGCGTCGCGACCCCGGACGGGCTGCTCACCGTGCCGCCGCCGGAGGAGACCTTCGCCGCAGCCAACAAGCTCGGTATCCAGGTGGTGATCGACCCGTTCGTCGCGCCCGACCGCTGGGCCACCCTGGAAGACGTGCAGCGCAACGCCGCCAAGCTCAACGAGCGCGCCGCCCAGGCCAAGGAATTCGGTCTCAAGGTCGGCTACCACAACCATGATCACGAACTGACCACCAAGATCGACGGACGGCCGGTGCTGGAGGTCTTCGCCGAGTTGCTCGATCCCGAGGTGCTGCTCGAGGTCGACCTCTACTGGGCCTTCGCCGGTGGCGCCGATCTGCAAGCCCTGTTGACCAAACTGGGGGATCGGGTGATCGCCGTACACGTCAAGGACGGCCCGATGCGTCCCGGCATCAGCGCCAAGGAACTGCCCAAGGACCAGCAGCCGGCAGGCCAGGGCGACGTCCCGCTGGCCGAGGTACTCACCGCCGGCCTGCACATCCCGTACGCCGTTATCGAGTACGACCACTACGAAGGCGACACCTTCGAAGCCATCGCAGAGAGCTACAAGTTCCTCACCGACACCCTCAAGTAA